From a single Miscanthus floridulus cultivar M001 chromosome 8, ASM1932011v1, whole genome shotgun sequence genomic region:
- the LOC136476468 gene encoding transcription factor BHLH6-like, whose protein sequence is MEMGDSFEYYWETQQYLESEELSIYLGTQDDALSCYDSSSPDGSISNSSWAPAAAGMVTTAAAGKEKGPAGTGGGAAAAANKNILMERDRRRKLNEKLYALRSVVPNITKMDKASIIKDAIEYIEQLQAEERRMLQEVRALEAAEERVDYEYDEGALLQAAKRTQSVPSSVVPAPVEVLELRVSEVGDRVLVVNVTCGKGRDAMARVCRAVEELRLRVIASNITSVAGCLMDTIFVEVDLDQANLVQMKPMIEAALTQLDTAGSPPSVMSY, encoded by the exons ATGGAAATGGGCGACAGCTTCGAGTACTACTGGGAGACGCAGCAGTACCTGGAGTCAGAAGAGCTCAG CATCTACCTGGGCACGCAGGATGACGCCCTGTCCTGCTACGACTCCAGCTCGCCGGACGGCTCCATCTCCAACTCGTCctgggcgccggcggcggcggggatggTGACCACGGCGGCGGCCGGAAAAGAGAAGGGCCCCGCCGGCACGGGAGGAGGTGCGGCCGCCGCCGCGAACAAGAACATCCTCATGGAGCGCGACCGCCGGCGCAAGCTCAACGAGAAGCTCTACGCGCTGCGCAGCGTCGTGCCCAACATCACCAAG ATGGACAAGGCGTCGATCATCAAGGACGCGATCGAGTACATCGAGCAGCTGCAGGCGGAGGAGCGGCGGATGCTACAGGAGGTGCGCGCGCTCGAGGCCGCCGAGGAGCGTGTCGACTACGAGTACGACGAGGGCGCGCTCCTGCAGGCGGCGAAGCGTACGCAGTCCGTGCCTTCCTCCGTCGTCCCGGCGCCCGTGGAGGTCCTGGAGCTGCGCGTGTCGGAGGTGGGCGACCGCGTGCTTGTGGTCAACGTGACGTGCGGCAAGGGCCGCGACGCCATGGCCCGCGTGTGCCGCGCCGTCGAGGAGCTCCGGCTCCGCGTCATCGCCTCCAACATCACCTCCGTCGCCGGCTGCCTCATGGACACCATCTTCGTCGAG GTGGATTTGGATCAAGCGAATCTTGTTCAAATGAAGCCCATGATTGAGGCTGCTCTGACTCAGCTAGATACCGCCGGGAGTCCGCCAAGTGTGATGAGCTATTAG